Proteins co-encoded in one Xyrauchen texanus isolate HMW12.3.18 chromosome 19, RBS_HiC_50CHRs, whole genome shotgun sequence genomic window:
- the si:ch211-168f7.5 gene encoding dapper homolog 2, whose translation MAGRRGCVNSLWSGSDRVRIGERLKATLAGIMELDLLRGRQLEIVDAVLDVNAAAVAQQDERQESAAAAAEDGAATSRRQQSLSPANPDLPCISATGEGISSRWSTLSWDIPSDLLSSPTPDLPGTTPLDCDSRPSSGFYSVSGSSLSDSCYSVSSEAAPGGSVKVGCRPRSLDHSVTHWREAESQRAECPEVTVEKQDRRPFSTGDLEINSLMFLTDLCSSLGGINPGSLLPSSNSSPQLDPRFCSDLVSRKTKEVYPYPSPLHAVALQSPLFTSCQEPSPTRLSPSPESDQLVEPALEEPALEEPPMKIQPPLSSSFTQLEQYINRLVRQHHSRLAAEIASRGPQKIIAGAIYEGVHPRSASSSSLSGGSVTPCKSILGNSARVSLSNIGKQASRNSINLGNLPSVTGEDFNISFHLNLNLNLNPNLNKTLSYDAKNVKEEVSGSCGHLSASIVTPTASPSSSTSTITSTPNWSRRPRIATCPSSVNNRGSLEITGKTFSPMGFSKSLDWSGASREEAGGCPPSKVSDSPPKLNEDSTVVCEISRLSGLPRSVVLGLMEEGVELDAECFRSERERGVGSASPSNVPTLHSSRSSFQHPFGLDRTMTPSSNFWTGSASTGQDYISQQHRLQVSHSDCHSALTSQSGSPHSDNSGPTPTRTSPILPFPQNQSDPTSSPGSSHTRVHSPPRLLSNSPFTPAQLSVFRRDSPSQCSLPRFHPCSSPLEGPIRPRGGSLRQNAGTGWRPQDSGLRRSGDGERLYQGKHASRELIRASTVSSYSGRDYSTGWEDEMSTPTSKKGGKFWKGFETRLWGREEEDAERDERAGGFSWRHTSLKETSSSRQEQRGNNSKKKGTSWDGRSSSLRLSRRALFRSESQGILEPNSQKRENNQWRSSFEISRSGRGSERGRNLVRMEEKHHSSTASLFHLSRSQSLEGSSHSISPLSSPSLSPSPPPSAPLTRSRSFRDLGRKVFGSMRSLSFNKNPKSKKKD comes from the exons AGTCTGTCCCCAGCAAACCCTGATCTGCCTTGCATCAGCGCTACAGGAGAGGGGATAAGCTCACGCTGGTCCACTCTGTCTTGGGACATTCCATCTGATCTGCTGTCCTCACCCACCCCAGACCTCCCTGGCACTACACCGCTTGACTGCGACTCCAGACCCAGCTCAG GTTTCTACTCTGTCAGTGGGAGTTCTCTGTCTGACTCCTGTTATTCAGTATCTAGCGAGGCAGCTCCTGGAGGGTCAGTGAAAGTAGGTTGTAGGCCTCGCTCACTGGATCATAGTGTTACTCATTGGAGGGAGGCTGAATCTCAGCGTGCAGAATGTCCTGAGGTGACAGTGGAGAAACAAGACAGAAGGCCCTTTTCTACTG GGGATCTAGAGATCAATAGCCTAATGTTCCTGACAGACCTGTGTTCCAGTCTGGGAGGGATAAACCCTGGCTCCCTTTTACCTTCTTCGAACTCCAGTCCACAGCTGGATCCCAGATTCTGCTCAGACCTTGTCTCTCGAAAGACAAAAGAGGTCTACCCTTACCCCAGTCCACTCCATGCTGTGGCCCTCCAGAGCCCCTTGTTCACCTCCTGCCAGGAGCCTTCCCCCACCCGCCTCTCCCCAAGCCCAGAGAGTGACCAACTTGTGGAGCCAGCACTTGAGGAGCCAGCACTTGAGGAACCTCCCATGAAAATCCAACCCCCACTCTCTTCTTCCTTTACTCAGCTGGAGCAATATATCAACAGATTAGTCCGTCAGCATCACAGCAGGTTGGCAGCTGAAATTGCCAGTCGTGGACCCCAAAAGATCATTGCAGGTGCCATTTATGAGGGAGTCCACCCCAGAAGTGCTTCCTCCTCCAGCCTGTCTGGAGGTAGTGTGACTCCATGTAAGTCTATACTGGGCAATTCCGCAAGAGTCAGTCTGAGCAATATTGGTAAACAGGCAAGCCGCAATTCCATCAACCTTGGAAACTTGCCCTCTGTAACAGGAGAGGATTTTAACATCAGCTTCCACTTGAATCTAAATTTAAATCTCAATCCAAACCTGAACAAAACATTGAGTTATGATGCTAAAAATGTGAAAGAGGAAGTCTCAGGATCATGTGGGCATCTCTCCGCCAGCATAGTTACTCCAACTGCCTCCCCTTCCTCTTCTACGTCTACCATCACCAGCACTCCAAACTGGAGCAGGAGACCAAGGATCGCCACCTGCCCTTCCTCAGTGAACAATCGTGGTTCTCTAGAGATAACTGGAAAGACCTTTAGCCCAATGGGCTTCTCAAAGTCATTAGACTGGAGTGGCGCTTCAAGAGAAGAGGCAGGAGGTTGTCCTCCATCCAAAGTGTCAGATAGCCCTCCCAAACTCAATGAGGACTCAACAGTTGTTTGTGAGATTTCTCGTTTATCTGGGCTGCCAAGATCTGTAGTTCTTGGTTTGATGGAGGAGGGGGTGGAATTGGATGCAGAATGCTTTAGGAGTGAAAGAGAAAGAGGTGTTGGATCAGCCTCTCCGAGTAATGTTCCTACACTCCACTCCTCCCGGTCTTCATTTCAGCATCCATTTGGATTAGATCGGACTATGACACCATCATCAAATTTCTGGACAGGAAGTGCAAGCACAGGACAGGACTACATATCCCAACAACACCGCCTACAAGTTTCCCACTCAGATTGCCATTCGGCACTGACGTCACAGTCAGGTAGCCCTCATTCTGACAATTCTGGGCCCACTCCTACTCGTACCTCTCCCATCTTGCCCTTCCCACAAAATCAGTCAGACCCTACCTCCTCTCCTGGTTCCTCCCACACTAGAGTACACTCACCTCCTCGCCTACTTTCCAATTCACCATTTACTCCTGCCCAGCTATCAGTATTTCGGCGTGACTCCCCCTCCCAATGCTCTCTGCCACGTTTTCACCCATGTAGTTCCCCACTTGAGGGCCCCATTCGACCTCGAGGAGGATCCCTCAGACAGAACGCAGGAACTGGATGGAGGCCACAAGACAGTGGCTTGAGGAGGAGTGGTGATGGAGAGAGGCTGTACCAGGGTAAACATGCTTCCAGAGAGCTTATCCGAGCATCCACAGTGAGCAGTTATTCAGGTAGGGACTACAGCACTGGATGGGAGGATGAAATGAGCACTCCGACATCTAAAAAGGGTGGAAAGTTTTGGAAGGGGTTTGAAACACGACTTTGGGGGAGAGAGGAAGAAGATGCTGAGAGAGATGAGCGGGCTGGTGGATTCAGTTGGAGGCACACCTCGTTAAAAGAAACGTCATCTAGTAGGCAGGAACAGAGAGGGAACAACTCAAAAAAGAAAGGTACAAGTTGGGATGGCCGGAGCTCAAGCCTGCGATTGTCCAGGCGAGCATTATTCCGAAGCGAGTCTCAGGGAATTCTTGAGCCAAATTCCCAGAAACGGGAAAACAATCAGTGGCGTTCCTCCTTTGAAATCAGCCGTTCAGGACGGGGCTCTGAACGTGGTCGCAATCTTGTGAGAATGGAAGAGAAACATCACTCTTCAACTGCCAGTCTCTTCCATCTCTCTCGTTCTCAGAGCCTGGAAGGAAGCAGCCACTCGATTTCTCCTCTTTCCTCCccatccctctctccctctccacCCCCATCAGCTCCTCTTACCCGTTCCAGATCATTCCGAGACCTTGGAAGGAAAGTCTTTGGATCTATGAGGTCCCTTAGTTTCAATAAAAATCCGAAATCAAAAAAGAAAGATTAA